A window of Rhabdothermincola salaria contains these coding sequences:
- a CDS encoding energy-coupling factor transporter transmembrane component T: MVRARTDRRFVHPGAWWLWAACGAVTALRTTNPLLLGLLLAVVAFVVVSRRSDAPWARTFSAALRLGVLVIVIRLAFQILFGNRLPGTTLFAVPSVDLPAWAGGVSLGGEVTLEALVGAFYQGFRLAVVIACFAAASSLCSPYRLLRSLPSVLYEAGVAVSVALTTAPQAVVSARQVRDARRLRGRGGRGLTVLRDVALPVLEGALERSIALAASMDARGYGRRGDASVGARRVAATLTLAGLLLAAVGSYGVLDPSTPFVLGVPALAVGMASLAAALVAGSRRSARTRYRPDPWAGPEWATAASGLIMVLGVVAAGRAGADLEPSVQPLEWPTLPVLAALGLLAGLLPAWLTPLPPSLATVDDLPPAERTPATTPCRPDPADPAAADQGAAGSGGPERGTFGPAVADPSPAGATPATGDRSSATQLPDPGPLAEAAP, encoded by the coding sequence ATGGTCCGCGCCCGCACCGACCGGCGCTTCGTGCACCCCGGTGCCTGGTGGCTGTGGGCCGCCTGCGGTGCGGTCACCGCGCTGCGCACCACCAACCCGCTGCTGCTCGGCCTGTTGCTGGCGGTCGTGGCCTTCGTGGTCGTGAGCCGCCGCAGCGACGCTCCGTGGGCGCGCACCTTCTCGGCCGCCCTGCGCCTCGGTGTGCTGGTCATCGTCATCCGGCTGGCCTTCCAGATCCTGTTCGGGAACCGCCTCCCCGGCACGACGTTGTTCGCCGTCCCGTCCGTCGACCTGCCCGCCTGGGCTGGCGGGGTGAGCCTCGGGGGAGAGGTCACCCTCGAAGCCCTGGTCGGCGCCTTCTACCAGGGCTTTCGGCTGGCCGTGGTCATCGCCTGCTTCGCCGCCGCCTCCTCGCTGTGCAGCCCCTATCGCCTGCTGCGCAGCCTGCCCTCGGTGCTCTACGAGGCCGGCGTGGCCGTCTCGGTCGCCCTCACCACCGCCCCCCAGGCGGTCGTCTCCGCCCGACAGGTCCGCGACGCCCGGCGCCTGCGTGGTCGCGGCGGCCGGGGCCTGACCGTGCTGCGCGACGTGGCCCTGCCGGTGCTCGAGGGGGCGCTCGAGCGCTCCATCGCCCTGGCCGCCTCCATGGACGCCCGAGGCTACGGACGCCGGGGCGATGCCTCGGTCGGTGCTCGCCGGGTGGCCGCCACGCTCACCCTGGCGGGCCTGCTCCTGGCCGCCGTCGGGTCCTACGGGGTGCTCGACCCGTCGACGCCGTTCGTGCTCGGCGTGCCCGCCCTCGCCGTCGGCATGGCCTCGTTGGCCGCCGCCCTCGTGGCGGGCAGCCGTCGTTCGGCCCGCACGCGGTATCGCCCCGATCCGTGGGCGGGCCCCGAGTGGGCCACCGCGGCCTCCGGGCTGATCATGGTGCTCGGCGTCGTGGCGGCCGGTCGGGCCGGCGCCGACCTCGAACCGAGCGTGCAGCCCCTCGAGTGGCCCACGCTGCCGGTGCTCGCCGCGCTCGGCCTGCTCGCCGGCCTGCTGCCCGCCTGGCTCACCCCGCTGCCCCCCTCGCTGGCCACCGTGGACGACCTGCCCCCCGCCGAGCGCACCCCCGCCACGACCCCCTGCCGCCCGGACCCGGCCGACCCCGCCGCCGCCGACCAGGGCGCGGCTGGCTCCGGCGGGCCCGAACGCGGCACGTTCGGGCCGGCCGTCGCGGACCCCTCCCCGGCCGGCGCGACCCCGGCCACCGGAGATCGGAGCTCGGCGACCCAGCTCCCCGACCCGGGCCCGCTGGCCGAGGCGGCACCGTGA
- a CDS encoding SDR family NAD(P)-dependent oxidoreductase, whose amino-acid sequence MDVGTKDFEGRRGAALVTGGTGGIGAAICRMLVERGSAVAFTYRSNDDVARQLVDELTGLGGEVAAHRVDLVDEAAVGGLLGDVVERFGGLHTLVHAAGPHVPQIHLSKVPPAQYRAQLEAEAGAFFTLAHAALPALREAAGSIVAVTTAATRRYPVRDGLSSGTKGAIEAVVRALAAEEGRFGIRANCVGPGMLTDGMAARLIASGDLDEAALEVTTRNIPLRRFGDALDIAEAVCFLASDRADFISGQMLDVDGGYGI is encoded by the coding sequence ATGGACGTGGGAACCAAGGACTTCGAGGGGCGCCGCGGGGCTGCCCTGGTCACGGGCGGCACCGGCGGCATCGGCGCCGCCATCTGCCGCATGCTGGTGGAGCGGGGCAGCGCCGTGGCGTTCACCTACCGCTCGAACGACGACGTCGCCCGCCAGCTGGTCGACGAGCTGACCGGGCTCGGCGGCGAGGTCGCCGCCCACCGGGTCGACCTGGTGGACGAGGCCGCCGTCGGCGGCCTGCTCGGCGACGTCGTCGAGCGCTTCGGCGGTCTGCACACGCTGGTCCACGCAGCCGGGCCCCACGTGCCCCAGATCCACCTCTCGAAGGTGCCCCCCGCGCAGTACCGGGCCCAGCTCGAGGCCGAGGCGGGCGCCTTCTTCACCCTCGCCCACGCCGCCCTCCCGGCGCTGCGCGAGGCCGCCGGCAGCATCGTGGCCGTCACCACCGCCGCCACCCGCCGCTACCCGGTGCGAGACGGGCTGTCGTCGGGCACCAAGGGGGCCATCGAGGCCGTCGTGCGGGCCCTGGCCGCCGAGGAGGGCCGGTTCGGGATCCGGGCCAACTGCGTGGGGCCGGGCATGCTCACCGACGGCATGGCCGCCCGCCTCATCGCCTCGGGAGACCTCGACGAGGCCGCCCTCGAGGTCACGACCCGCAACATCCCCCTGCGCCGGTTCGGTGACGCCCTCGACATCGCCGAGGCCGTCTGCTTCCTGGCCTCTGACCGCGCCGACTTCATCAGCGGCCAGATGCTCGACGTCGACGGCGGTTACGGCATCTGA
- a CDS encoding B12-binding domain-containing protein: MSAERPSPAVTLHEAADLLGVHYMTAYRYVRTGRLPAAKHGAEWRVQRADLEAFRDAAAGPRGGGNGHREVGEGRPGPVPARGRRRGVSYHHRLEGRLLAGDEPGAWSILQDAMTAGVEPHEIYLEVMAPAMAAIGEGWAAGRISVAEEHRASVVMLRLIGRLGPRFSRPGRKRGSVVVGAAPGDHHGVPVALAADLLRAEGFTVVDLGADTPAESFAEAARDAERLVAVGINATTPRNEANIAATIADVRRMLGCPIVLGGSGLDPESAPTLGADVVTRSAPEAIAAFNALAETRSRRRA, from the coding sequence GTGTCCGCTGAGCGACCGTCCCCCGCTGTCACCCTTCACGAGGCCGCCGACCTCCTTGGTGTGCACTACATGACCGCCTACCGCTACGTGCGCACCGGCCGGCTCCCGGCGGCCAAGCACGGTGCCGAGTGGCGGGTCCAACGAGCCGACCTGGAGGCCTTCCGCGACGCCGCCGCCGGTCCCCGCGGGGGTGGCAACGGCCACCGCGAGGTCGGCGAGGGTCGGCCGGGCCCGGTGCCGGCCCGCGGCAGACGACGGGGCGTCAGCTACCACCACCGCCTCGAGGGGCGCCTCCTGGCGGGCGACGAGCCCGGAGCCTGGTCGATCCTCCAGGACGCCATGACCGCCGGGGTCGAACCCCACGAGATCTACCTCGAGGTGATGGCCCCGGCCATGGCCGCCATCGGCGAGGGCTGGGCGGCCGGCCGGATCAGCGTGGCCGAGGAGCACCGGGCGTCGGTGGTGATGCTGCGCCTCATCGGGCGACTGGGCCCGCGCTTCTCCCGACCGGGGCGCAAGCGCGGGTCGGTGGTGGTGGGCGCCGCCCCCGGCGACCACCACGGTGTGCCCGTGGCCCTGGCCGCCGACCTGCTGCGGGCTGAGGGGTTCACGGTGGTCGACCTCGGCGCCGACACCCCGGCGGAGTCCTTCGCCGAGGCGGCACGCGACGCCGAACGGCTCGTGGCGGTGGGCATCAACGCCACCACGCCGCGCAACGAGGCCAACATCGCTGCCACCATCGCCGACGTGCGCCGGATGCTCGGGTGCCCGATCGTGCTCGGCGGAAGCGGCCTCGACCCGGAATCGGCCCCGACGCTCGGCGCCGACGTGGTCACCCGGTCGGCACCGGAGGCGATCGCCGCCTTCAACGCGCTGGCCGAGACCCGCTCCCGCCGCCGAGCCTGA
- a CDS encoding ECF transporter S component has translation MSAPTATATTIPTTTAPTGHPGRVQAVRLGWRSWTLLVAASLLGLVAFTWPLLTAPSGTAGTAHSADAPWLFVALLPLLLAIVLAELSEGSLDAKAIALLGVLAACGAALRLPSGGVAGFEPVFFLLVPAGRVLGRGFGFVLGALTLFVSALLTGGVGPWLPFQMFGAAWIGFFAGCLPPLRGRAEVAMLAGYAAAASLVYGLILNLWFWPFVTGGDTAISFVTGAGLGENLSRFWAFHLATSLGFDLPRAAFTAGFLVLAGRPLLAALRRASRRAAFGAAVTFAAAPHDPASPDPDPDPDPDPAAGGSGRRSSAGGRPGEPYEP, from the coding sequence ATGAGCGCACCGACCGCGACCGCGACCACGATCCCGACCACGACCGCGCCGACCGGCCATCCCGGCCGGGTGCAGGCCGTGCGCCTCGGCTGGCGGTCCTGGACGCTGTTGGTGGCGGCTTCGCTGCTGGGCCTGGTGGCCTTCACCTGGCCGCTGCTCACCGCCCCGTCGGGGACGGCCGGCACCGCCCACAGCGCCGACGCGCCCTGGCTCTTCGTGGCCCTCCTGCCGCTGCTGTTGGCCATCGTGCTGGCCGAGCTGTCCGAGGGCTCCCTCGACGCCAAGGCCATCGCCCTGCTCGGGGTGCTGGCCGCCTGCGGCGCCGCCCTCCGGCTCCCGAGCGGCGGGGTCGCCGGGTTCGAGCCGGTGTTCTTCCTCCTGGTGCCGGCGGGTCGGGTGCTGGGGCGCGGGTTCGGCTTCGTCCTCGGTGCCCTCACGCTGTTCGTGTCGGCCCTGCTCACGGGTGGGGTGGGCCCCTGGCTGCCGTTCCAGATGTTCGGCGCCGCCTGGATCGGCTTCTTCGCCGGCTGCCTGCCGCCCCTGCGAGGCCGGGCCGAGGTGGCGATGCTGGCCGGCTACGCGGCGGCGGCGTCGCTCGTCTACGGGCTGATCCTCAACCTGTGGTTCTGGCCCTTCGTCACCGGGGGCGACACCGCCATCTCCTTCGTGACCGGCGCCGGGCTGGGCGAGAACCTGTCGCGCTTCTGGGCCTTCCACCTGGCCACCTCGCTGGGGTTCGACCTCCCCCGCGCCGCCTTCACCGCCGGGTTCCTGGTGCTCGCCGGCCGGCCCCTGCTCGCCGCCCTGCGACGGGCCTCCCGACGAGCTGCGTTCGGCGCCGCCGTCACCTTCGCCGCCGCGCCCCACGACCCTGCGAGCCCGGACCCGGACCCGGACCCGGACCCGGACCCGGCCGCCGGTGGCTCCGGCCGGCGCAGCTCGGCGGGCGGCCGGCCCGGCGAGCCGTACGAGCCCTGA
- a CDS encoding ABC transporter ATP-binding protein — protein sequence MICFDRVSFTYPEAASPTLRDVSFEVPEGELCLVIGPTGSGKSTLLRAVNGLVPRFSGGLLTGTVTVAGRTTEAFPPRELADVVGLVGQDPAAGFVTDIVEDELAHAMENLGVAPDVMRRRVEDVLDLLGLHELRARPLATLSGGQQQRVAIGSVMTAGPRVLVLDEPTSALDPAAAEEVLAALTRLVHDLGVTVLVAEHRLERVVQYADRVVVLGGPGQGGAVRSGPPAAELALSPVVPPVVALGRAAGWSPLPLSVRDARRRAGDLRTRLAGVTPPVRAPETGAALVRARGLFAGYGPLTALRDVGIEVRAGEVVALMGRNGAGKSTLLSQFVGLATPHGGDVDLQGSAPHGLSAKEVVRRAGLVPQDAGVLLYHDTVAAECRATDRDGGLAPGTTRSLLDRLVPDLADDAHPRDLSEGQRLGLALAVVMAPEPPLVLLDEPTRGLDYAAKGRLVAIIRQLADDGHGVVIATHDVEVVAEVADRAIVLADGEVVADGPAREVVVHSPVFAPQVAKVMAPEPWLTVGEVTVALAAGAGAPA from the coding sequence GTGATCTGCTTCGACCGTGTCTCGTTCACCTATCCCGAGGCCGCGTCCCCCACGCTGCGCGACGTGTCCTTCGAGGTGCCCGAGGGCGAGCTGTGCCTGGTCATCGGTCCCACCGGGTCGGGCAAGTCCACGCTCCTGCGAGCCGTCAACGGCCTGGTCCCGCGCTTCTCCGGCGGGCTGCTCACCGGCACCGTCACCGTCGCCGGGCGCACCACCGAGGCCTTCCCCCCGCGTGAGTTGGCCGACGTCGTCGGCCTGGTCGGCCAGGACCCGGCCGCCGGGTTCGTCACCGACATCGTCGAGGACGAGCTGGCCCACGCCATGGAGAACCTGGGAGTGGCGCCCGACGTCATGCGCCGCCGGGTCGAGGACGTGCTCGACCTCCTCGGCTTGCACGAGCTGCGGGCCCGTCCCCTCGCCACCCTCTCGGGAGGACAGCAACAGCGCGTCGCCATCGGGTCGGTGATGACCGCCGGGCCCCGCGTGCTGGTGCTCGACGAACCCACCTCCGCCCTCGACCCCGCCGCCGCCGAGGAGGTGCTGGCCGCCCTCACCCGCCTGGTCCACGACCTCGGGGTCACCGTCCTCGTCGCCGAGCACCGCCTCGAACGGGTCGTCCAGTACGCCGACCGGGTGGTCGTGCTCGGCGGGCCCGGCCAGGGTGGCGCCGTGCGCAGCGGGCCCCCGGCCGCCGAGTTGGCCCTGTCGCCGGTGGTCCCCCCGGTGGTGGCCCTCGGGCGGGCGGCGGGTTGGTCGCCGCTGCCGTTGTCGGTGCGCGACGCTCGCCGCCGGGCCGGCGACCTGCGCACCCGGCTGGCCGGGGTGACGCCTCCCGTCCGCGCCCCCGAGACCGGCGCGGCGTTGGTGCGCGCCCGCGGGCTCTTCGCCGGCTATGGGCCTCTGACGGCGCTGCGCGACGTGGGGATCGAGGTGCGCGCCGGAGAGGTCGTGGCCCTGATGGGTCGCAACGGGGCCGGCAAGTCCACGCTGCTGTCGCAGTTCGTCGGCCTCGCCACCCCCCACGGGGGCGACGTCGACCTGCAGGGCTCGGCCCCCCACGGCCTCTCGGCCAAGGAGGTGGTGCGGCGGGCGGGTCTGGTGCCCCAGGACGCCGGCGTGCTGCTCTACCACGACACCGTCGCCGCCGAGTGCCGGGCCACCGACCGCGACGGCGGCCTGGCTCCCGGCACCACCCGGTCCCTGCTCGACCGCCTGGTGCCGGACCTGGCCGACGACGCCCACCCCCGCGACCTCTCCGAGGGGCAGCGGCTCGGCCTGGCCCTGGCCGTGGTCATGGCTCCCGAACCACCGCTGGTGCTGCTCGACGAGCCCACCCGGGGCCTCGACTACGCGGCCAAGGGCCGCCTGGTGGCCATCATCCGCCAGCTGGCCGACGACGGCCACGGCGTGGTGATCGCCACCCACGACGTCGAGGTGGTGGCCGAGGTCGCCGACCGGGCCATCGTCCTCGCCGACGGCGAGGTGGTGGCCGACGGCCCGGCACGCGAGGTCGTCGTGCACTCGCCGGTCTTCGCCCCGCAGGTCGCCAAGGTCATGGCCCCCGAGCCGTGGCTCACCGTCGGCGAGGTCACCGTCGCCCTCGCCGCCGGGGCGGGAGCACCCGCATGA
- a CDS encoding 2-hydroxyacid dehydrogenase — protein MDRPAPSLSGTVHVTRPLPEPGTALLEAAGLTVTANSDDRPLDAAELAAAVADADALVCMLSDRIDGALLDAAPRLRVVANYAVGFDNVDVAAARARGVEVTNTPGVLTDATADLAWALLLATARRLGEGERLVRSGAWSGWAPRQLVGQPVAGRRLGIVGMGAIGRAVARRAAGFGMEICYHNRRRVPSDVEAQLGVTYVGLDELFATADVVSLHAPLNADSHHLVDADALARMKSTAVLVNTGRGPLVDEAALVQALDEGRIAGAGLDVYEAEPVVHQGLLDRGDVVLAPHLGSATTTARADMVELCTRNVVEVLSGRPAVTPVPPGP, from the coding sequence ATGGATCGCCCCGCACCGTCGCTCTCCGGCACCGTCCACGTCACCCGACCGCTCCCCGAGCCCGGCACGGCCCTGCTCGAGGCGGCCGGGCTCACCGTCACGGCCAACTCCGACGACCGGCCCCTCGACGCCGCGGAGCTGGCCGCCGCGGTGGCCGACGCCGATGCCCTGGTGTGCATGCTCAGCGACCGCATCGACGGCGCCCTGCTCGACGCCGCCCCGCGCCTGCGGGTGGTCGCCAACTACGCGGTGGGCTTCGACAACGTCGACGTGGCGGCCGCCCGGGCCCGGGGTGTGGAGGTCACCAACACCCCGGGGGTGCTCACCGACGCCACCGCCGACCTGGCCTGGGCCCTGCTGCTGGCCACCGCCCGCCGCCTCGGCGAGGGGGAGCGGCTGGTGCGGTCGGGTGCCTGGTCGGGGTGGGCGCCCCGTCAGCTGGTCGGTCAACCGGTGGCCGGGCGCCGGCTCGGCATCGTCGGCATGGGGGCCATCGGCCGGGCCGTGGCCCGCCGGGCCGCCGGGTTCGGGATGGAGATCTGCTACCACAACCGCCGGCGGGTGCCCTCCGACGTCGAGGCGCAGCTCGGCGTCACCTACGTGGGCCTCGACGAGTTGTTCGCCACCGCCGATGTCGTGTCGCTGCACGCCCCGCTCAACGCCGACAGCCACCACCTGGTCGACGCCGACGCCCTGGCCCGCATGAAGTCCACCGCGGTGCTGGTCAACACCGGTCGTGGGCCGCTCGTCGACGAAGCCGCCCTGGTGCAGGCGCTGGACGAGGGGCGCATCGCCGGCGCCGGGCTCGACGTCTACGAGGCCGAGCCGGTGGTGCATCAGGGGCTGCTCGACCGCGGCGACGTGGTGCTGGCCCCGCACCTGGGGTCGGCCACCACCACGGCCCGCGCCGACATGGTGGAGCTGTGCACCCGCAACGTGGTGGAGGTGCTGTCGGGCCGGCCGGCGGTGACACCGGTGCCCCCCGGACCCTGA
- a CDS encoding aminotransferase class I/II-fold pyridoxal phosphate-dependent enzyme, giving the protein MTPEATTEPWRAWVDTANDRVRAAGQWRAPRAFDAAGPEGTLTATGDRVVSFASNDYLGLSQHPAVVGAAHDALDRWGAGAGAARLIVGSRPVHHDLEDALAEWRGTEAAVVFPTGFAANLGVLSTLAGPGVRICSDALNHASIIDGCRLARANGADVRVFAHRDLDALDALLAEPGAERLVVVTDTVFSMDGDVADVDGLVALCDRHGALLVLDEAHAVLQDPPSVPSGGPVVVQVGTLSKTLGALGGFVAGPRSVVDLLVNRARSYIFTTASSPADTAAALAAVGVVTSPEGEARRDRLRTHVARLRPGHPSPVVAVLLGEEAAALDAAARLLDAGLLVPAIRPPTVAPGTSRLRVALSAAHTDDQLDRLLSALSDLPVATTAPGGPA; this is encoded by the coding sequence GTGACCCCCGAGGCCACGACGGAACCCTGGCGCGCCTGGGTCGACACGGCCAACGACCGGGTGCGGGCCGCCGGCCAATGGCGCGCCCCCCGGGCCTTCGACGCCGCCGGCCCCGAGGGCACCCTCACCGCCACCGGCGACAGGGTCGTGTCCTTCGCCTCCAACGACTACCTGGGCCTCTCCCAGCACCCGGCAGTGGTCGGCGCCGCCCACGACGCCCTCGACCGATGGGGCGCGGGCGCCGGCGCCGCCCGCCTGATCGTCGGCTCCCGGCCCGTGCACCACGACCTCGAGGACGCCCTGGCCGAGTGGCGCGGCACCGAGGCCGCGGTGGTCTTCCCCACCGGCTTCGCCGCCAACCTGGGGGTGCTGTCCACCCTCGCCGGCCCCGGGGTGCGCATCTGCTCCGATGCGCTCAACCACGCCTCCATCATCGACGGGTGCCGTCTGGCCCGGGCCAACGGAGCCGACGTCCGGGTGTTCGCCCACCGCGACCTCGACGCCCTCGACGCTCTGCTCGCCGAGCCCGGGGCCGAGCGTCTGGTGGTGGTCACCGACACGGTCTTCTCCATGGACGGCGACGTGGCCGACGTTGACGGGCTCGTCGCCCTGTGCGATCGCCACGGGGCCCTGCTCGTCCTCGACGAGGCCCACGCCGTGCTGCAGGACCCGCCGTCCGTGCCCTCCGGTGGTCCCGTCGTGGTGCAGGTGGGCACGCTCTCCAAGACGCTCGGTGCCCTGGGCGGCTTCGTGGCCGGGCCCCGGTCGGTGGTCGACCTGCTCGTCAACCGGGCCCGCTCCTACATCTTCACCACGGCCTCGAGCCCCGCCGACACCGCGGCCGCCCTGGCGGCGGTCGGCGTGGTCACCTCGCCCGAGGGGGAGGCCCGACGCGACCGCCTGCGGACCCACGTGGCCCGGTTGCGCCCCGGCCACCCGAGCCCGGTGGTGGCGGTCCTGCTCGGCGAGGAGGCGGCCGCCCTCGATGCGGCCGCCCGACTGCTCGACGCCGGCCTGCTGGTGCCGGCCATCCGCCCTCCCACCGTCGCCCCCGGCACCAGCCGATTGCGCGTCGCCCTGTCGGCGGCCCACACCGACGACCAGCTCGACCGGCTCCTCTCCGCCCTGTCGGACCTGCCCGTCGCCACCACGGCTCCCGGGGGGCCGGCGTGA
- a CDS encoding Swt1 family HEPN domain-containing protein — protein sequence MSDAPAADPSEGPSHRGEVAIAFEALAEGLAPFVDARMRAAFPDEDWIMMAASKLGKRRDVLVSLTDPHFQLEVIARWWGPVFLAVLGASTRDTVTDLRTARNHWAHPDAEHPFDLDYALAVHRWAEDLLERAGSPMADRLVELTEDLRWQSARRHARQRGVTEAEALLGELAELQHEREDLQRQLDEARAAASSAVGRGRAVARQLAELQAQYAAVAGLRDEYRELEQELATERSAREAAQEDTSAVQSQMDDTGAAASDLERQAEDLRLELERARQALAQVDPLDTDAGRRWLWLVSSLIVLLGLLVLMVSTLPR from the coding sequence GTGTCCGACGCCCCCGCCGCCGATCCCTCCGAGGGGCCCAGCCATCGTGGCGAGGTGGCCATCGCCTTCGAGGCCCTGGCCGAGGGTCTGGCCCCGTTCGTCGACGCCCGCATGCGGGCGGCCTTCCCCGACGAGGACTGGATCATGATGGCGGCGTCGAAGCTGGGCAAGCGACGCGACGTCCTGGTCTCGCTCACCGACCCGCACTTCCAGCTCGAGGTCATCGCCCGCTGGTGGGGTCCCGTGTTCCTCGCGGTGCTCGGGGCGTCGACGAGGGACACGGTCACCGACCTGCGCACGGCCCGCAACCACTGGGCCCACCCCGACGCCGAGCACCCCTTCGACCTCGACTACGCCCTGGCCGTGCACCGGTGGGCCGAGGACCTGCTCGAGCGGGCCGGCTCACCGATGGCCGATCGGCTCGTGGAGCTGACCGAGGACCTGCGGTGGCAGTCGGCTCGACGTCACGCCCGCCAGCGCGGCGTCACCGAGGCCGAGGCCCTCCTCGGCGAGCTCGCCGAGCTCCAGCACGAGCGCGAGGACCTGCAACGCCAGCTCGACGAGGCCCGAGCGGCCGCGTCCAGCGCCGTCGGCCGGGGCCGGGCCGTGGCTCGCCAGCTGGCCGAGCTGCAGGCCCAGTACGCGGCGGTGGCCGGTCTGCGCGACGAGTACCGCGAGCTCGAACAGGAGCTGGCGACCGAACGGTCGGCTCGCGAGGCAGCCCAGGAGGACACCAGCGCGGTGCAGTCCCAGATGGACGACACAGGGGCGGCGGCGTCGGACCTCGAACGTCAGGCCGAGGACCTGCGCCTCGAGCTCGAACGGGCGCGCCAGGCCCTGGCCCAGGTCGACCCGCTCGACACCGACGCCGGGCGACGGTGGCTGTGGTTGGTGAGCTCGCTCATCGTCCTGCTCGGGTTGCTGGTGCTGATGGTCTCCACGCTGCCCCGTTAG
- a CDS encoding oxygenase MpaB family protein, giving the protein MGSIRPFPGVSLPRHLDLRPPALGWPDWPDPVAAVDAGVAEARRRLAGSMRRMLVGDAPPPRDRRVVGDDPGIFGPDSVTWRIHADASMFIGGLRALLLQTLHPLAMAGVAEHSDYRHDPIGRLWRTSVYVGTTTYGTTAEAEAAVAMVKRVHARVRGTAPDGRPYAANDPHLLTWVHHAEVDSFLAAYRRYGAEPLSDADADRYVDEMAVLCELFDAEPAARSVAELEAYFHAVGPELGATAAAREATWWLMVPPLPWPARAAYTVVAPAAVGLLPLWARRALWLPTAPGVDPLVVRPAARALTASLRWVMGGLAVDDAPTEVEAPTSDDASADAA; this is encoded by the coding sequence GTGGGCTCCATCCGGCCGTTTCCGGGGGTGTCGCTCCCCCGACACCTCGACCTCCGACCTCCGGCGCTGGGCTGGCCGGATTGGCCCGACCCCGTCGCCGCCGTCGATGCCGGTGTGGCCGAGGCCCGCCGCCGTCTCGCCGGATCGATGCGCCGCATGTTGGTGGGCGACGCCCCGCCTCCTCGCGACCGGCGCGTGGTCGGCGACGATCCCGGGATCTTCGGCCCCGACAGCGTCACCTGGCGCATCCACGCCGACGCCTCCATGTTCATCGGTGGGCTGCGGGCCCTGCTGCTGCAGACCCTTCATCCGCTGGCCATGGCCGGGGTGGCCGAGCACTCCGACTACCGCCACGACCCCATCGGGCGGCTGTGGCGCACCAGCGTGTACGTGGGCACCACCACCTACGGCACCACGGCCGAGGCCGAGGCGGCCGTGGCGATGGTGAAGCGGGTCCACGCCCGGGTGCGAGGCACCGCGCCGGACGGCCGGCCCTATGCGGCCAACGACCCCCACCTGCTCACCTGGGTCCACCATGCCGAGGTCGACAGCTTCCTGGCCGCCTACCGCCGCTACGGGGCCGAACCGCTGTCGGACGCCGACGCCGACCGCTACGTCGACGAGATGGCGGTGCTGTGCGAGCTCTTCGACGCCGAGCCGGCCGCTCGCTCGGTGGCCGAGCTCGAGGCCTACTTCCACGCCGTCGGCCCGGAGCTGGGAGCCACCGCCGCCGCTCGCGAAGCCACCTGGTGGCTGATGGTCCCCCCGCTGCCGTGGCCGGCCCGGGCCGCCTACACGGTGGTGGCGCCGGCGGCGGTGGGGCTGCTGCCCCTCTGGGCCCGCCGGGCCCTCTGGCTCCCGACGGCCCCCGGCGTCGACCCGCTCGTCGTGCGGCCCGCGGCCCGGGCCCTCACGGCGTCACTGCGCTGGGTGATGGGCGGCCTCGCCGTCGACGACGCCCCCACCGAGGTCGAGGCTCCGACCTCCGACGACGCGTCGGCCGACGCCGCCTGA
- the bioD gene encoding ATP-dependent dethiobiotin synthetase BioD — MKLVVVVGTGTEVGKTWVSARLLRDLRAEGHEVSARKPAQSFDPDDRSTDAHVLARATGEDPADVCPRHRWYPVAMAPPMAAEALGRPRFTVDDLAAETIWPVPPPALGLAETAGGVRSPHATDGDAVSYVEALQPEVVLVVADAGLGTINGTRLTLEALDRGAHVATPLVFLNRFDAADELHRRNKAWLDAHLDVEVIVTVAGLVRWFDPWLAPQR; from the coding sequence GTGAAGCTCGTCGTGGTGGTGGGCACCGGCACCGAGGTGGGCAAGACCTGGGTGTCGGCTCGCCTGCTGCGCGACCTGCGCGCCGAGGGCCACGAGGTGTCGGCCCGCAAGCCGGCGCAGTCGTTCGATCCCGACGACCGCTCCACCGACGCCCACGTGCTGGCCCGAGCCACCGGCGAGGACCCCGCTGACGTCTGCCCCCGGCACCGCTGGTACCCGGTGGCCATGGCCCCGCCGATGGCGGCCGAGGCGCTCGGGCGCCCCCGCTTCACCGTCGACGACCTGGCCGCCGAGACGATCTGGCCCGTCCCCCCGCCCGCGCTGGGTTTGGCCGAGACGGCCGGCGGGGTGCGCTCTCCCCACGCCACCGACGGCGACGCCGTCTCCTACGTGGAGGCGCTGCAGCCCGAGGTGGTGCTGGTGGTGGCCGACGCCGGTCTGGGCACCATCAACGGCACCCGCCTCACCCTCGAAGCCCTCGACCGGGGCGCCCACGTGGCCACCCCGCTGGTCTTCCTGAACCGCTTCGACGCCGCCGACGAGCTCCACCGACGCAACAAGGCCTGGCTCGACGCCCACCTCGACGTCGAGGTCATCGTGACCGTGGCGGGTCTCGTCAGATGGTTCGACCCTTGGCTTGCTCCGCAGCGATGA